The following proteins are co-located in the Microvirga ossetica genome:
- a CDS encoding DHA2 family efflux MFS transporter permease subunit gives MRRSRLLPLIIATALFMENTDSTVISTSLPMIAETLGTDPIALKLALTSYLVSLAIFIPISGWMADKYGARTIFTAAIGVFMAGSLACAASTSLEWFVIARFAQGAGGAMMVPVGRLVLLRSVPRSEVVQALATLTIPALVGPIIGPPLGGFITTFFHWRWIFFINIPIGILGIVMAMRFVPNIKEDDTPPLDTIGFLLSGFGFALLMLGFASGGRHMIPAEISAGCVIVGAICLVAYVFHARRTPFPVLQLGLLKIPTFRISVVGGFLFRIGIGAIPFLLPLMLQVGFGLSPLASGSLTFIAAVGALFMKTMAKRILERTGFRRLLTVNAFIGAAFVAANGFFSPETPHWLIMVILLIGGCFRSLQFTSLNAIGYADISNREMSYATSLSSALQQVSLSIGVAFGAYVLEFAASLDGDAAITAADFAPAFWAVAFISALSGFIFVRLTPTAGAEMSGHKIVKEKLPSTGLGDGMSGR, from the coding sequence ATGCGTCGATCCCGCCTTCTCCCGCTGATCATTGCGACTGCCCTGTTCATGGAGAACACGGATTCGACCGTCATCTCCACGTCGCTGCCGATGATCGCGGAGACCTTGGGGACGGACCCGATCGCCCTCAAGCTGGCCCTGACCTCCTATCTGGTGAGCCTCGCGATCTTCATTCCGATCTCCGGCTGGATGGCGGACAAGTACGGCGCACGCACGATCTTCACCGCCGCGATCGGCGTGTTCATGGCGGGCTCGCTCGCCTGCGCGGCCTCCACTTCCCTCGAATGGTTCGTGATCGCCCGCTTCGCCCAGGGCGCCGGCGGAGCCATGATGGTGCCGGTGGGGCGCCTCGTCCTGTTACGCAGCGTCCCGCGCAGCGAGGTCGTGCAGGCGCTCGCGACCCTGACGATCCCGGCCCTCGTCGGCCCCATCATCGGCCCGCCGCTCGGCGGCTTCATCACCACCTTTTTCCACTGGCGCTGGATCTTCTTCATCAACATTCCCATCGGCATTCTCGGAATCGTGATGGCGATGCGCTTCGTGCCGAACATCAAGGAAGACGATACGCCGCCCCTCGACACCATCGGCTTCCTTCTCTCCGGCTTCGGCTTCGCCCTGCTCATGCTCGGCTTCGCCTCGGGCGGGCGGCATATGATCCCGGCAGAGATCTCAGCCGGCTGCGTGATCGTCGGCGCGATCTGCCTCGTTGCCTATGTCTTCCACGCGCGGCGCACCCCGTTTCCCGTGCTGCAGCTCGGCCTTTTGAAGATCCCCACCTTCCGCATCAGCGTCGTGGGCGGCTTCCTCTTCCGCATCGGCATCGGCGCCATTCCCTTCCTCCTGCCGCTGATGCTGCAGGTCGGCTTCGGCCTCAGCCCGCTCGCCTCGGGCTCCCTCACCTTCATCGCGGCGGTCGGCGCGCTGTTCATGAAGACCATGGCGAAGCGCATCCTCGAACGGACGGGTTTTCGCAGGCTGCTCACGGTCAACGCCTTCATCGGCGCCGCCTTCGTGGCTGCGAACGGGTTCTTCTCGCCCGAGACGCCCCATTGGCTGATCATGGTCATCCTCCTGATCGGCGGCTGTTTCCGTTCGCTCCAGTTCACGAGCCTCAACGCCATCGGCTACGCGGATATCTCCAACCGCGAGATGAGCTATGCCACGAGCCTGTCGAGCGCGCTGCAGCAGGTCTCGCTCAGCATCGGCGTCGCCTTCGGCGCCTATGTATTGGAGTTCGCCGCGAGTCTCGACGGGGACGCCGCGATCACGGCGGCGGATTTCGCCCCGGCCTTCTGGGCCGTCGCTTTCATCTCCGCCCTGTCGGGCTTCATCTTCGTGCGCCTCACGCCCACCGCCGGCGCGGAGATGTCGGGACACAAGATTGTGAAGGAAAAACTGCCTTCGACGGGCCTCGGCGACGGTATGTCCGGCCGATAG
- a CDS encoding dienelactone hydrolase family protein: MDQRIIDLYDDFTHGGMNRRAFLDRLAALAGSTAAATTLLTVLQNNYAQAQTIPENDPRITAETVDIPGAQELKGYLVKPKDAAGKLPTVIVIHENRGLNPHVKDVTRRMAAEGFIALGLDYLSPMGGTPADEDKGRDMIGQLKGPDVIACGKAAVAYLKARPDSNGKVGAIGFCWGGGAVNTLAVNEPNLNAGVAYYGGQPKAEDVPKINAAMMMHYGGLDERINAGIPAYEGALKQAGKTYEIYVYEGANHAFNNDTNAARYDKEAAETAWKRTVGFLKKNLA, from the coding sequence ATGGACCAGCGCATCATCGATCTCTACGACGATTTCACCCATGGCGGCATGAACCGTCGGGCCTTTCTCGACCGCCTCGCCGCACTGGCCGGAAGCACGGCGGCGGCAACGACCCTGCTGACGGTGCTGCAGAACAATTACGCCCAGGCGCAGACCATCCCCGAGAACGATCCCCGGATCACCGCCGAGACGGTCGACATTCCCGGCGCCCAGGAGCTCAAGGGCTATCTCGTGAAGCCGAAGGATGCCGCCGGAAAGCTGCCGACCGTGATCGTCATCCACGAGAACCGTGGCCTCAATCCGCATGTCAAGGACGTGACCCGCCGCATGGCGGCCGAGGGCTTCATCGCGCTCGGTCTCGATTATCTCTCGCCCATGGGCGGCACGCCCGCCGACGAGGACAAGGGCCGCGACATGATCGGCCAGCTCAAGGGACCGGACGTGATCGCCTGCGGCAAGGCGGCGGTGGCCTATCTGAAGGCCCGCCCGGACAGCAACGGCAAGGTCGGCGCCATCGGCTTCTGCTGGGGCGGCGGCGCGGTGAACACCCTCGCGGTCAACGAGCCCAACCTCAATGCGGGCGTGGCCTATTACGGCGGGCAGCCGAAGGCCGAGGACGTGCCCAAGATCAACGCCGCGATGATGATGCATTACGGCGGTCTCGACGAGCGCATCAATGCCGGCATCCCGGCCTACGAGGGCGCCCTGAAGCAGGCCGGCAAGACGTACGAGATCTACGTCTACGAGGGCGCCAACCACGCCTTCAACAACGACACCAACGCGGCGCGCTACGACAAGGAAGCTGCCGAAACCGCGTGGAAGCGGACGGTCGGGTTCCTGAAGAAGAACTTGGCTTGA
- the guaB gene encoding IMP dehydrogenase has product MASVIADKIIEGLTFDDVLLRPGRSEVLPSDVDVSTRLTRTIRLNMPIIASAMDTVTEARMAIAMAQNGGLGVIHRNLEPDAQAEQVRLVKRYESGMVMNPITIHPDETLADALAMMKHHGISGIPVVERGPGGAKGKLVGILTNRDVRFASNPGQKVSELMTKDRLITVREGVSQNEARHLLHQFRIEKLLVVDDHYRCIGLITVKDIEKQVAYPNAAKDEQGRLLVAAATTTGEQGFERAERLIDAGCDVVVVDTAHGHSVKVLESVTRVKKLSNAVQVIAGNVATREGAQALIDAGADAIKVGIGPGSICTTRIVAGVGVPQLTAIMESVEAASQAGVPVIADGGIKFSGDLAKALAAGASCAMVGSLLAGTDETPGEVFLYQGRSYKSYRGMGSVGAMARGSADRYFQAEVRDTLKLVPEGIEGQVAYKGPVSGVLHQLAGGLRASMGYVGAATLPEFQDKARFIRITSAGLRESHVHDVTITRESPNYPTRS; this is encoded by the coding sequence ATGGCCTCTGTAATTGCCGATAAGATCATCGAAGGACTGACCTTCGATGACGTGCTGCTCCGCCCCGGCCGCTCCGAAGTCCTGCCCAGCGACGTCGATGTGTCGACCCGGCTGACCCGGACCATCCGCCTCAACATGCCGATCATCGCCTCCGCCATGGATACGGTGACGGAAGCCCGCATGGCCATCGCCATGGCCCAGAACGGCGGCTTGGGCGTGATCCACCGCAACCTTGAGCCGGACGCTCAGGCCGAGCAGGTCCGCCTCGTGAAGCGCTATGAGTCGGGCATGGTGATGAACCCGATTACCATCCACCCGGATGAGACCCTGGCCGATGCGCTGGCGATGATGAAGCACCACGGCATTTCCGGCATTCCGGTGGTCGAGCGTGGGCCGGGCGGTGCCAAGGGCAAGCTCGTCGGCATCCTGACCAACCGCGATGTCCGTTTTGCGAGCAACCCAGGCCAGAAGGTTTCCGAGCTGATGACGAAGGACCGCCTGATCACGGTCCGCGAGGGCGTGAGCCAGAACGAGGCCCGCCATCTTCTGCACCAGTTCCGTATCGAAAAGCTCCTGGTCGTCGACGACCATTACCGCTGCATCGGCCTGATCACGGTGAAGGACATCGAGAAGCAGGTTGCCTATCCCAACGCCGCCAAGGACGAGCAGGGCCGCCTTCTCGTCGCCGCAGCCACCACCACCGGCGAGCAGGGCTTCGAGCGGGCCGAGCGTCTCATCGATGCGGGCTGCGACGTGGTCGTGGTCGACACGGCCCACGGGCATTCCGTGAAGGTTCTGGAGAGCGTCACCCGGGTGAAGAAGCTCTCCAACGCCGTCCAGGTGATTGCCGGCAACGTGGCGACGCGGGAAGGCGCCCAGGCGCTGATCGACGCCGGCGCGGATGCGATCAAGGTCGGCATCGGCCCGGGCTCCATCTGCACCACCCGCATCGTCGCGGGCGTGGGCGTGCCCCAGCTCACCGCCATCATGGAGTCGGTCGAGGCGGCGTCCCAGGCCGGCGTGCCGGTGATCGCCGACGGCGGCATCAAGTTCTCGGGCGATCTCGCCAAGGCGCTCGCGGCCGGCGCCTCCTGCGCCATGGTGGGCTCGCTGCTTGCCGGCACGGACGAGACCCCCGGCGAGGTCTTCCTCTATCAGGGCCGCTCCTACAAATCCTATCGCGGCATGGGCTCGGTCGGCGCCATGGCCCGCGGCTCGGCTGACCGCTATTTCCAGGCCGAGGTGCGCGACACCCTGAAGCTCGTGCCGGAAGGCATCGAGGGGCAGGTGGCCTACAAGGGGCCGGTCTCGGGCGTGCTGCATCAGCTCGCCGGCGGCCTTCGCGCCTCCATGGGCTATGTGGGCGCGGCGACCCTGCCCGAGTTCCAGGACAAGGCCCGGTTCATCCGCATCACCAGCGCGGGCCTGCGCGAGAGCCACGTCCATGACGTGACGATCACGCGGGAAAGCCCGAACTACCCGACCCGGAGCTGA
- the guaA gene encoding glutamine-hydrolyzing GMP synthase, producing the protein MTQTHDKILIVDFGSQVTQLIARRVREDGVYSEVVPFQKAAEAIRTMKPKGVILSGGPESVTVDTSPRAPQELFETDLPIFGICYGQQTMAAQLGGEVEGGHHSEFGRAEIEILTESPLFQGVWQVGKKYPVWMSHGDRVTKLPEGFEVLAVSENAPFAAVADEERKFYAVQFHPEVVHTPQGAQLIRNFVRDIAGCRGDWTMKAFREEAIARIRAQVGTGRVICGLSGGVDSAVAAVLIHEAIGDQLTCVFVDHGLLRAAEAEQVVTLFRDHYNIPLVHVQAQDLFIGALEGVSDPEVKRKTIGKLFIDVFDEEAKKIGGADFLAQGTLYPDVIESVSFTGGPSVTIKSHHNVGGLPERMKMKLVEPLRELFKDEVRVLGRELGLPDAFVGRHPFPGPGLAIRVPGTITREKLDILRKADAIYLEEIRNAGLYDQIWQAFAVLLPVKTVGVMGDARTYDHVCALRAVTSIDGMTADFYPFDMGFLGRVATRIINEVKGINRVTYDITSKPPGTIEWE; encoded by the coding sequence ATGACCCAGACCCACGACAAGATCCTCATCGTCGATTTCGGCTCCCAGGTGACCCAGCTCATCGCACGGCGCGTGCGCGAGGATGGCGTCTATTCCGAGGTCGTGCCGTTTCAGAAAGCCGCCGAGGCGATCCGGACCATGAAGCCGAAGGGCGTGATCCTGTCGGGCGGGCCGGAATCGGTCACGGTCGACACCTCGCCACGGGCGCCGCAGGAGCTGTTCGAGACCGACCTGCCGATCTTCGGGATCTGCTATGGCCAGCAGACCATGGCGGCGCAGCTCGGCGGCGAGGTCGAGGGCGGGCATCATTCCGAGTTCGGCCGCGCCGAGATCGAGATTCTCACCGAGAGCCCGCTCTTCCAGGGCGTGTGGCAGGTCGGCAAGAAATATCCCGTCTGGATGAGCCACGGCGACCGGGTCACCAAGCTGCCGGAGGGCTTCGAGGTGCTTGCGGTGTCCGAGAACGCGCCCTTCGCGGCGGTGGCGGACGAGGAGCGGAAATTCTATGCTGTGCAGTTCCATCCGGAGGTGGTGCACACGCCGCAGGGCGCGCAGCTGATCCGCAACTTCGTGCGCGACATCGCGGGCTGCAGGGGCGACTGGACCATGAAGGCCTTTCGCGAGGAGGCCATCGCGCGCATCCGCGCCCAGGTCGGCACCGGCCGGGTGATCTGCGGCCTGTCCGGCGGCGTCGATTCCGCCGTTGCCGCGGTGCTGATCCACGAGGCCATCGGCGACCAGCTCACCTGCGTCTTCGTCGACCACGGCCTGCTGCGCGCAGCCGAAGCCGAGCAGGTGGTCACGCTCTTTCGCGACCACTACAACATCCCGCTCGTCCACGTGCAGGCGCAGGACCTGTTCATCGGCGCGTTGGAGGGCGTCTCCGACCCGGAGGTCAAGCGCAAGACCATCGGCAAGCTCTTCATCGACGTGTTCGACGAGGAGGCCAAGAAAATCGGCGGCGCCGATTTCCTGGCTCAAGGGACGCTCTATCCGGACGTGATCGAGAGCGTCTCGTTCACCGGCGGCCCCTCCGTCACCATCAAGAGCCACCACAACGTCGGCGGCCTGCCCGAGCGCATGAAGATGAAGCTCGTGGAGCCCCTGCGCGAGCTGTTCAAGGACGAGGTTAGGGTGCTCGGCCGCGAGCTCGGCCTGCCCGACGCCTTCGTCGGCCGCCACCCGTTCCCGGGCCCGGGCCTCGCCATCCGCGTCCCCGGAACGATCACGCGCGAAAAGCTCGACATCCTGCGCAAAGCCGATGCGATCTATCTCGAGGAGATCCGCAATGCCGGCCTCTACGATCAGATCTGGCAGGCCTTCGCCGTGCTGCTCCCCGTCAAGACCGTCGGCGTCATGGGCGACGCGCGCACCTACGACCACGTCTGCGCGCTGCGCGCCGTCACCTCCATCGACGGCATGACGGCGGATTTCTACCCCTTCGACATGGGCTTCCTCGGCCGCGTCGCGACCCGCATCATCAACGAGGTCAAGGGCATCAACCGCGTCACCTACGACATCACCTCGAAGCCGCCCGGCACGATCGAGTGGGAGTGA
- a CDS encoding TRAP transporter large permease — MAALIAQNLAPIMFAALVVFLLLGYPVAFALAANGLLFFFVAVELAPYAPETITLSWPLLQALPDRIFGTMSNEVLLAIPFFTFMGLVLERSGMAEDLLDTIGQLFGPVRGGLAYAVIFVGALLAATTGVVAASVISMGLISLPIMLRYGYDRRLASGVIAASGTLAQIIPPSLVLIVMADQLGRSVGDMYEGAFLPGLILTALYAGYVMLMSIFFPKSAPGLPPEAIGFREPDGARGVWQLGVLVVFSGLIGYYVLSQTATKAGADFVILTICVATVVALICALMNKMLGAKRIVISAVLVAALVGLYVVFHNQGREALALTMEMILAGAIYALVVGIVERFTGLRLMSNMAQQVTFVMVPPLLLIFLVLGTIFIGLATPTEGGAMGALGSVILAAIKRKLDNNPARFNWTLVRQATEATAKLSAFVLFILIGARVFSLTFYGVNGHIWVEHLLTSLPGGQVGFLVFVNILVFFLAFFLDYFELAFIIIPLLGPAADKLGIDLIWFGVMLGVNMQTSFMHPPFGFALFFLRSVAPKVPYIDRLTGKKMEPVTTGQIYWGAVPFVVIQLIMVGIVILFPGIVMHYKGSGPAVDPAAVQKKLDELLLPGLGAPGNEPGGLPGLPGLNFDEPPKIQ; from the coding sequence ATGGCTGCATTGATTGCCCAGAACCTCGCGCCGATCATGTTCGCGGCGCTCGTGGTCTTCCTTCTCCTCGGCTACCCGGTTGCCTTCGCGCTTGCGGCGAACGGATTGCTGTTCTTCTTCGTTGCGGTGGAGCTCGCTCCCTACGCACCTGAGACCATCACCCTCTCCTGGCCGCTTCTTCAGGCCCTGCCCGACCGCATCTTCGGCACCATGTCGAACGAGGTGCTGTTGGCGATCCCGTTCTTCACCTTCATGGGGTTGGTGCTGGAACGCTCGGGCATGGCGGAAGACCTGCTCGACACCATCGGCCAGCTCTTCGGACCCGTGCGCGGCGGCCTCGCCTATGCGGTGATCTTCGTGGGCGCGCTGCTGGCCGCCACCACCGGCGTCGTGGCCGCCTCCGTGATCTCGATGGGCCTGATCTCGCTGCCGATCATGCTGCGTTACGGCTACGATCGCCGCCTCGCCTCCGGCGTGATCGCGGCCTCGGGCACGCTCGCCCAGATCATCCCGCCCTCCCTCGTCCTCATCGTCATGGCCGACCAGCTCGGCCGCTCGGTGGGCGACATGTACGAGGGTGCGTTCCTGCCCGGCCTGATCCTGACGGCGCTCTACGCCGGCTACGTCATGCTGATGTCGATCTTCTTCCCGAAATCGGCTCCCGGCCTTCCGCCGGAGGCGATCGGCTTCCGCGAGCCCGACGGTGCCCGCGGCGTGTGGCAGCTCGGCGTCCTGGTCGTGTTCTCCGGCCTCATCGGCTACTACGTGCTCTCGCAGACCGCCACCAAGGCCGGCGCCGACTTCGTCATCCTGACGATCTGCGTCGCCACCGTGGTGGCGCTCATCTGCGCGCTGATGAACAAGATGCTCGGCGCCAAGCGCATCGTGATCTCCGCCGTCCTGGTGGCCGCGCTCGTCGGTCTCTACGTGGTCTTCCACAACCAGGGCCGGGAAGCGCTCGCGCTGACCATGGAGATGATCCTCGCCGGCGCGATCTACGCGCTGGTCGTCGGCATCGTCGAGCGGTTCACCGGCCTTCGCCTGATGTCGAACATGGCGCAGCAGGTCACCTTCGTCATGGTGCCCCCGCTCCTGCTGATCTTCCTCGTGCTCGGCACCATCTTCATCGGCCTCGCGACGCCGACCGAAGGCGGCGCCATGGGTGCGCTGGGCTCGGTGATCCTGGCGGCGATCAAGCGCAAGCTCGACAACAACCCGGCCCGCTTCAACTGGACTCTGGTGCGCCAGGCGACCGAAGCGACCGCGAAGCTCTCGGCCTTCGTGCTGTTCATCCTGATCGGCGCCCGCGTATTCTCGCTCACCTTCTACGGCGTGAACGGGCATATCTGGGTCGAGCACCTGCTCACCTCGTTGCCCGGCGGTCAGGTCGGCTTCCTGGTCTTCGTCAACATCCTGGTGTTCTTCCTGGCCTTCTTCCTCGACTACTTCGAGCTGGCCTTCATCATCATCCCGCTCCTCGGGCCCGCCGCCGACAAGCTCGGCATCGACCTGATTTGGTTCGGCGTGATGCTGGGCGTGAACATGCAGACCTCGTTCATGCACCCGCCCTTCGGCTTCGCCCTGTTCTTCCTGCGCTCCGTGGCTCCGAAAGTGCCGTATATCGACCGCCTGACGGGCAAGAAGATGGAGCCGGTGACCACGGGCCAGATCTACTGGGGCGCGGTGCCCTTTGTAGTCATCCAGCTGATCATGGTGGGCATCGTGATCCTGTTCCCCGGTATCGTGATGCACTACAAAGGCTCGGGCCCTGCCGTCGATCCGGCCGCTGTGCAAAAGAAGCTCGACGAGCTCCTTCTCCCCGGCCTCGGCGCTCCCGGCAATGAGCCGGGCGGCCTCCCGGGCCTCCCTGGGCTGAACTTCGACGAGCCGCCGAAGATTCAGTAA
- a CDS encoding ArsC family reductase — MPVTLYGIKNCDTMKKARAWLDAEGVTYAFHDYKAEGIDRPRLEAWARAVGWETLLNRAGTTFRKLPEADKADLDERKALALMLDQPSMIKRPVLDLDGRLLVGFKPDYYAESMR; from the coding sequence ATGCCGGTGACCCTTTACGGCATCAAGAACTGCGACACGATGAAGAAGGCGCGCGCCTGGCTCGATGCCGAGGGCGTGACGTACGCGTTTCATGACTACAAGGCGGAGGGCATCGACCGTCCGCGGCTTGAGGCCTGGGCGCGTGCGGTCGGCTGGGAGACGCTGCTCAACCGGGCCGGCACGACCTTCCGCAAGCTGCCGGAGGCCGACAAGGCGGATCTCGACGAGCGGAAAGCGCTTGCGCTCATGCTCGACCAGCCATCGATGATCAAGCGCCCGGTGCTCGACCTCGACGGTCGTCTCCTCGTCGGCTTCAAGCCGGATTACTATGCGGAGTCGATGCGTTAG
- a CDS encoding Gfo/Idh/MocA family protein encodes MALHQIGIIGLGKIAQDQHLPVIKANPDFQLLAVSSQRGLTHEDARYTFLDYRDLLKLPDIEAVSICTPPQVRHQIARDALVAGKSVLLEKPPAATLSELEDLKELAAKVGKVVFTTWHAQYNKAVDEAKKALAGWTIKRLLVTWKEDVRHWHPGQQWIWEAGGFGVFDPGINALSIVTRIMPEPVFIKSSSLEFPANRDAPIAANLAFSMSHGQGDLQAVFDWRQTGPQTWDIEVETEAGLTLKLTHGGSCLEIGGREVVKEDPAEYQAIYRRFDELLNARQSEVDTAPFRLVADAFMIGKRVQVDAFED; translated from the coding sequence ATGGCCCTGCACCAGATCGGCATCATCGGCCTCGGCAAGATCGCGCAGGATCAGCATCTGCCGGTCATCAAGGCCAATCCCGATTTCCAGCTTCTTGCGGTGTCGAGCCAGCGTGGGCTCACCCATGAGGACGCGCGCTACACCTTCCTGGATTACAGGGATCTCCTGAAGCTTCCCGACATCGAGGCCGTGTCGATCTGCACGCCGCCGCAGGTCCGCCACCAGATCGCCCGCGATGCGCTGGTCGCCGGGAAGAGCGTGCTCCTGGAAAAGCCGCCCGCCGCGACCTTGAGCGAGCTCGAGGATCTCAAGGAACTCGCCGCGAAGGTCGGCAAGGTCGTGTTCACGACCTGGCATGCCCAGTACAACAAGGCCGTCGACGAGGCGAAGAAGGCTCTCGCCGGCTGGACGATCAAGCGTCTTCTCGTGACCTGGAAAGAGGATGTGCGGCACTGGCACCCGGGCCAGCAATGGATCTGGGAGGCCGGCGGCTTCGGCGTCTTCGATCCGGGCATCAACGCGCTCTCCATCGTCACGCGCATCATGCCCGAGCCGGTTTTCATCAAGTCCTCCAGCCTGGAATTCCCGGCCAACCGCGATGCGCCGATCGCCGCCAATCTGGCCTTCTCCATGAGCCATGGCCAGGGCGATCTCCAGGCGGTCTTCGACTGGCGCCAGACCGGCCCGCAGACCTGGGACATCGAGGTCGAGACGGAAGCCGGCCTGACCCTCAAGCTCACCCATGGCGGCAGCTGCCTCGAGATAGGCGGCCGTGAGGTGGTGAAGGAGGATCCCGCCGAGTACCAGGCCATCTACCGGCGCTTCGACGAGCTGCTCAATGCGCGCCAGTCGGAAGTCGACACCGCCCCGTTCCGCCTCGTGGCGGACGCCTTCATGATCGGCAAGCGGGTGCAGGTGGACGCGTTCGAGGATTAG
- a CDS encoding RsmB/NOP family class I SAM-dependent RNA methyltransferase, whose product MTPAARISAAIEVLADIDARRRPASDALKDWGLSHRFAGSKDRAAIASLVYDALRRKASAGWIMGEATPRTIVLGMLRLQRGLAPEAVAALCSGERFAPEPLTPGERERLEKADLGTAPAPVAGDFPDWIEPSLRRLFGDDLVPEMQALATRAPLDLRVNTLKVSSREEAHDALPHLNAIETPLSPLGLRIAPSEDGRGPAVQSEPEFLKGWIEIQDEGSQLVALISGAKPGEQVVDLCAGGGGKTLALAAQMENHGQIYATDNDARRLAPIHDRLTRAGVRNVQVRTPRARADAVTDLDGKIDCVLVDAPCTGIGTWRRNPDAKWRLRPGSLEVRRNEQATVLDRAAQLVKPGGRIVYITCSILAEENDDALETFLQRQKGFKPVPQEEVLGTNELGFLKNVVRRTAYGLQLTPHKTGTDGFYAAVLVRNP is encoded by the coding sequence ATGACACCTGCAGCCCGCATCTCCGCCGCCATCGAGGTCCTCGCGGATATCGATGCCCGCCGCCGCCCGGCATCGGACGCCCTGAAGGATTGGGGCCTGTCCCATCGCTTCGCCGGCTCCAAGGACCGGGCCGCCATCGCGAGCCTCGTCTACGACGCCCTGCGCCGGAAGGCTTCCGCCGGATGGATCATGGGCGAGGCCACGCCCCGCACCATCGTGCTCGGCATGCTCCGCCTGCAGCGCGGCCTGGCGCCCGAGGCCGTGGCGGCGCTCTGCTCAGGCGAGCGCTTCGCGCCGGAGCCATTGACACCCGGTGAGAGGGAGAGGCTCGAGAAGGCCGATCTCGGCACCGCCCCGGCCCCCGTCGCCGGCGATTTCCCGGATTGGATCGAGCCGTCCCTCAGACGTCTTTTCGGCGACGATCTCGTTCCCGAGATGCAGGCGCTCGCCACCCGTGCGCCGCTCGACCTGCGGGTAAACACCCTGAAGGTGTCCTCCCGCGAGGAGGCGCATGATGCCCTGCCGCATCTCAATGCCATCGAGACGCCGCTCTCGCCTTTGGGCCTTCGCATCGCGCCGAGCGAGGACGGGCGCGGTCCTGCCGTGCAGTCGGAGCCCGAGTTCCTGAAGGGCTGGATCGAGATCCAGGACGAGGGCTCGCAGCTCGTGGCGCTCATCTCCGGCGCCAAGCCCGGCGAGCAGGTGGTCGATCTCTGCGCCGGAGGCGGCGGCAAGACCCTGGCGCTCGCAGCGCAGATGGAGAACCACGGCCAGATCTACGCCACCGACAACGACGCCCGCCGTCTCGCCCCGATCCACGATCGCCTGACCCGCGCCGGCGTGCGAAACGTCCAGGTCCGCACGCCGCGGGCCAGGGCCGATGCGGTGACGGATCTCGACGGCAAGATCGACTGCGTGCTCGTCGATGCGCCCTGCACCGGGATCGGCACCTGGCGGCGCAACCCGGATGCGAAATGGCGCCTGCGGCCCGGCAGCCTGGAGGTTCGGCGCAACGAGCAGGCCACGGTCCTCGACCGGGCGGCGCAGCTCGTGAAGCCCGGCGGCCGCATCGTCTACATCACCTGCTCGATCCTGGCCGAAGAGAACGACGACGCGCTCGAAACCTTCCTGCAGCGCCAGAAAGGCTTCAAGCCGGTCCCTCAGGAGGAGGTGCTGGGGACGAACGAGCTCGGCTTCCTCAAGAATGTCGTGCGCCGGACGGCGTATGGCCTCCAGCTGACCCCGCACAAGACCGGCACCGACGGCTTCTATGCCGCGGTCCTGGTGCGAAACCCATGA
- a CDS encoding MAPEG family protein, which yields MSITAILLPVYVQVALTVILLLWMGRSRLSTLRAGEVKVRDIALGERNWPTRILQIQNAYHNQFEIPVLFYVLVVLALFTRKADMLFVVMSWMFVTSRLVHAAIHTTTNKVSLRFMAFVVGVLILAIMWIIFGVRVLAAETGV from the coding sequence ATGAGCATCACCGCCATTCTGCTGCCGGTCTACGTGCAGGTCGCGCTCACCGTCATCCTGCTGCTCTGGATGGGCAGGTCGCGCCTGTCCACCCTGCGCGCCGGCGAGGTGAAGGTAAGGGACATCGCGCTCGGCGAGCGCAACTGGCCGACGCGCATCCTGCAGATCCAGAACGCGTATCACAATCAGTTCGAGATCCCGGTGCTGTTCTACGTGCTCGTGGTGCTGGCGCTGTTCACCCGCAAGGCGGACATGCTCTTCGTGGTCATGTCCTGGATGTTCGTGACGAGCCGGCTGGTTCACGCGGCCATTCACACGACCACGAACAAGGTGTCCCTGCGCTTCATGGCCTTTGTCGTCGGGGTGCTGATCCTCGCCATCATGTGGATCATCTTCGGCGTCCGGGTGCTGGCGGCGGAGACTGGCGTTTAG